The DNA segment GACCAAAATATGATTGCCTTCTTTTTGGTGAGTCTTCTAGTGAGACAGTTCATTGATTAATTGCAAATTATGAAACCTCATTAATTTGGGTGCGGTTAAGATTATAACTCTTACACTGTGCTGCAGATTTAGATGATACTTTGTATCCACTAAGCACTGGTATTGCAAATGCATGTGGCCAAAATATTAAAGGTGAGTGTCTCTTTGCGAATAATGTTCTGGGTAATGTGTTTGCTCTTTATGGATATCCTTGACACGAGTGATACCATTGATCTAGACTATATGGTGGAAAAGCTTGGCATAGAGAAAAGCAAAATTGATGACTTGTCCAACCTCCTCTACAAAAACTATGGAACAACTATGGCTGGTTTAAGGGTATGATTAAGTTTTTCAATGCTTTCAACTCCTTGCTCAAAATTAGAATTAACTGTTGAATTCAGAAATCTTTGATAACTTATGCTTGTTTTGTTTCATTGTCAATGCAGGCAATTGGATATGACTTTGACTATGATGAATATCACAGGTACAATACAAGACCTTTTATTTATCTGATTGTTTTTACCCCCGTTTGATATCCTTACGAGTGTTTTCTAGTGGTGATACTGATGTTTGAACTCTTGGTGTTACAGTTTTGTTCATGGAAGATTACCTTACGAAAACTTGAAACCAGACCAAGTTCTGAGGAACCTTTTGCTGAGCCTGCCCTATAGGAAACTAGTAAGTTGTTTATATTTGACCAAATAGAAATTGCTCAAGATTCTAGcgagaaaaaatgaaaataatctGATAAAACCtcttttgtctttttctttttagatcTTCACAAACTCAGACAAAGTCCATGCAGTTAAGGCACTTAGCAGGCTTGGATTAGAGGACTGCTTTGAAGGAATCATATGCTTTGAGACCCTTAATCCAATCCATAAAAGCACTGTCTCTGATGATGAAGATGACATTGAGTTTATGGGGGTTTCAAGCACAACCAATCCAACCACAAAAAAAAATGCTAGTGGCTCACAAATCTTTGACATCATTGCCCATTTTTCTCAACCCAATCCCAACACAGTTTTGCCTAAAACACCAATTATTTGCAAACCATCAGAAAATGCCATTGAATTGTCTCTCAAGATAGCCAACCTTAACCCGCAAAGAACTGTAAGAAAAACCATCTTATTTCACTTAGATTCTTAGTTTTGTTGACTCTTATTTTCTGACATTTTGGATTTTCCTATGTCACTTTCAGTTGTTCTTTGAGGATAGTGTCCGCAACATACAAGCTGGAAAACGTGTGGGTCTTCACACTGTGCTGGTAAGTCACTGGTAATTTTGTTCAGTAGTAGGAACACTGCCAAACTAATAATGAAGAGGAATCCAATAATTTTATGCAAGGGACATCACATACGTATATAATCTTATACATCATACATAAATGTTAGTGGTCCAACACATAAAAACAAGAATATTAGTGTGTTGCCCCCACAAGACAATCCTTATTGTGTAGGAAACTGAAATGAGCCTCTAATTGTTGATTACAATTCAGGTTGGAAAATCTCAGAGAATTAAAGGAGCAGATTACGCATTAGAGAGCATCCACAACCTTAGAGAGGCCGTGCCAGAACTATGGGAAGATGACATAAAATCAGAAGTTGCTTACCCTGGAAACCTTGCTGTGGAAACATCTGTGACTGCTTAGATCATTCATGGAAAAATaatcaaaaaccaaaagaaaagagaagtcCTTTGTGAATTTCCCAAGTTGGAACCTTGTAACTGTAGTTGATGTAGATGCTTTgatcatattataataaattaatatatgcaGTTCACGTAGATGCTTTCATAAGATgatatgaaatattaaattcCCCCTTTGGGCCTCGcctacatatataataatataatgtaaggaatcaatattttttttccctcGTCTCCATCAAGTGAGGAAGATTCGTTTTACATTAAAGTGTAaggaaaaaaaacatgtaaagtGAATAGAAACTCAATTGTCATCTTGTAATTAAGTGAATTATAGTATTTGTCACCAATACATGGAAGGAaacaaaatgagagaaaaagaaaattatagaaATGGATAGCTGTAATgcaattttaacaaaaaaaaaatcatttgatttaataaacaattaaatcaaaaggttattttatttctaaGAATGATGATTCAAATTTATTCTGTACAAATTTATCATATGAATATTCATTGACAGCATGACTAATTTTAGAATATGTTGTTAAATTTTACTATACAACAAAACGTTGTTAATTAACTTTTGAAATGCTTCATAAAAACTATCCCTTGAAATAATAAAACTTGTTTCAGTTCCACTGCAAGAATTAATTAAGAGCTAATCATTAATTAACATGAATTGTCTGACAGTTAGTTAAATTTCTATCAATTATTCGTACAAATCATAGTGAAGACAGTTAAATTGTAAACATATTTGACATTCTTGGCACGctattaatataaaaacaaataccTAAGTAAAATAGGTTAGTGTTTTAAATGCGTAACGTACTTCAATAAAAGAAATGGTTGATACGCAAGTTGCACACAACATTATCAAATCCATCatccattattttttataattagttcACCAAACGATGACATGTTCTCTTGTCTACTACAGTGTAACCAATCTCAACgtttgaataaaattaaaacaaagtaTTAACTAGGTAGTTAAAGTGCCAAATtcggaatatatatatatatatatatatatatatatatatatatatatatatatataagattttAAATTGAAAGTAAGGACACATTTTGAAGTCACGATAACTTTAAATATGTTATACCACTCGATGATAAATTAACATAAGAAGAAATACACATTTATTGTATATCAATATATTTGTTGTTATAGTAAACACTCATCTTCTAACCTacaagagaaaatgaaaatgtgGGATGAACTATAAATGAAAATGTGGGATGAACTATAAAAGCAGTAAGAATATGGGAAGCTTGTAACTTTTGTTGTGTCTTTGGGGATTTTAATTCAATAAGAAATGATGGTGAAAGGAGGGGCTAAACTGTGGCAGAAGTAGTAAGAGAGAAATCAAAGACTTTAACAATTTCATCGAGAGTATGAAGGTGGTAGATATCCCTAGCATTGGGAGAAAATACACGTGGATCAAACCTAATGGAAAGGCAAGGAGTAGGCTTGATATGTTCCTAACTTCATTTGAATGGTTGCAACATTGGTCAGGCAACAAACAATATGTCATCAACAGAAACATTTTCGACCACTGTGCACTGGTGTTAAAATCAAACGTGGCAGATTAGGGGCCAAAACTGTTCAAATTTCTGGATATATGGTATGAAGATAAGAATTTTGGTAgttttattaaaagtaaatgGGAAAGCTACATTGTTCAGGGAAATAACTTCCAAATACTAAATGGCAAGTTGAAAATGTTAAAGAGTGATTTGAAAGGGTGGAAAAGAGAG comes from the Phaseolus vulgaris cultivar G19833 chromosome 8, P. vulgaris v2.0, whole genome shotgun sequence genome and includes:
- the LOC137824424 gene encoding suppressor of disruption of TFIIS; amino-acid sequence: MEFEDRFRQNQRPKYDCLLFDLDDTLYPLSTGIANACGQNIKDYMVEKLGIEKSKIDDLSNLLYKNYGTTMAGLRAIGYDFDYDEYHSFVHGRLPYENLKPDQVLRNLLLSLPYRKLIFTNSDKVHAVKALSRLGLEDCFEGIICFETLNPIHKSTVSDDEDDIEFMGVSSTTNPTTKKNASGSQIFDIIAHFSQPNPNTVLPKTPIICKPSENAIELSLKIANLNPQRTLFFEDSVRNIQAGKRVGLHTVLVGKSQRIKGADYALESIHNLREAVPELWEDDIKSEVAYPGNLAVETSVTA